CTGTGATTCCGGGGTAAATACGCGGTTAATCAGGTTTTTCTCATGATGACTGAAGTCGCTGTTCCCTCTGTTCTTTATGAGCTCGGAAGTAAGTGATTTTAAATCATTTAAGTCATTCCGCATATCGAAGAGGATTTTATACATAATTTCTCTTTCAGACCCAAAATCGCTGTTGCTACTGCCCGAATTATTGCGCTGAACAACCGCTGGCAGATGGGCATTCATGGGAATGTACTCCGCCAATTTGGCTGCATTGACGTTCCTGATCTGTTCCACCACCGTCATTTGCTCCACAAGGTTTCGCAATTGCCGTACATTTCCCGGGAACGGATAGTTTTCAAGATAATGTACCGCTTCTTCATTCAACTGAAGCTCCGGCATTCGGTACTTGTCTGCGAAATCAACCGCAAACTTCCTGAATAACAGGTGGATGTCGCCTTTTCTGTCACGCAACGGCGGCATGTCAATTTGTACGGTATTCAGTCGATAATATAGATCTTCACGAAACCTTCCGTCCTCAATGGCGCTCAGCATATTTACGTTGGTAGCGGCAACAATTCTGACGTCGGTCTTTTGAATTTGGGAAGAACCTACTTTCATGAACTCACCACTTTCAAGTACCCTTAGCAACCTTACCTGAGTCTGAAGCGGTAGCTCGCCCACCTCATCCAGGAAGATTGTTCCGCCGTCGGCAACCTCAAAATATCCTTTTCGGGTAGAAGTGGCACCGGTGAAAGCTCCTTTTTCATGTCCGAAAAGTTCA
This DNA window, taken from Chryseobacterium sp. 6424, encodes the following:
- a CDS encoding sigma-54 interaction domain-containing protein, which translates into the protein MTDLQSIKTRFGIIGNYPALNRALEKSIQVAPTDISVLVIGESGVGKEFIPKIIHSESRRKHQPYIVVNCGAIPEGTIDSELFGHEKGAFTGATSTRKGYFEVADGGTIFLDEVGELPLQTQVRLLRVLESGEFMKVGSSQIQKTDVRIVAATNVNMLSAIEDGRFREDLYYRLNTVQIDMPPLRDRKGDIHLLFRKFAVDFADKYRMPELQLNEEAVHYLENYPFPGNVRQLRNLVEQMTVVEQIRNVNAAKLAEYIPMNAHLPAVVQRNNSGSSNSDFGSEREIMYKILFDMRNDLNDLKSLTSELIKNRGNSDFSHHEKNLINRVFTPESQVQNPNSLLYFENSNSPNYQANNTNNDRDDRYGDVEDIEIEETKQDSLSLQNNERELIVKALEKYNGRRNKAADELGISQRTLYRKIKQYNLED